The following coding sequences are from one Lolium rigidum isolate FL_2022 chromosome 6, APGP_CSIRO_Lrig_0.1, whole genome shotgun sequence window:
- the LOC124660390 gene encoding uncharacterized protein LOC124660390 encodes MAAPLARMPPLQAPSRACPASRTLPRRHLRPSVSFTAAAVPGGVSGPVLRTCKNCKKQYDPAANHASSCRHHTAHFGGETKRKFESVHVGGTMDTPGAGKVLQYWHCCGSENPFDVGCTAAPHSSYDD; translated from the exons ATGGCCGCGCCGCTCGCGCGTATGCCGCCGCTCCAGGCACCCAGCCGGGCATGCCCCGCCTCccggaccctcccgcgccgccacctccggccgtCGGTGTCCTTCACCGCCGCGGCCGTCCCAGGAGGCGTGAGCGGGCCCGTGCTCCGCACCTGCAAGAATTGCAAGAAGCAGTACGACCCGGCGGCAAACCACGCATCATCCTGCCGCCACCACACGGCCCACTTTGGAG gggaaacaaagagaaaatttgAAAGCGTCCATGTCGGTGGGACCATGGATACTCCGGGTGCAGGCAAAGTGCTCCAGTACTGGCATTGTTGTGGGTCGGAAAATCCATTTGATGTTGGTTGTACTGCTGCTCCTCACTCTTCATACGATGATTGA